A section of the Rossellomorea marisflavi genome encodes:
- a CDS encoding response regulator: MIKVVFVDDHEMVRIGVSAYLSAQPDIEVVGEASDGSEGVRMALELRPDIILMDLVMKGMDGIEATKNIVSQWPEAKIIIVTSFLDDDKVYPALEAGAVSYMLKTSKASDIAEAVRKTYAGQSILEPEVTGKMMTRMRQKTVSHPHEELTNRELEILLLMTQGKTNQEIADELFIALKTVKTHVSNILSKLDVQDRTQAVIYAFKHDLAR; the protein is encoded by the coding sequence ATGATTAAGGTAGTATTTGTTGATGACCATGAAATGGTGAGGATCGGTGTATCCGCCTATCTGTCAGCGCAGCCGGATATCGAAGTCGTCGGAGAAGCATCCGATGGCAGTGAAGGGGTCCGAATGGCATTGGAGCTGCGACCGGACATCATCTTGATGGATCTCGTCATGAAAGGGATGGACGGCATCGAAGCCACGAAAAATATCGTCTCCCAGTGGCCGGAAGCAAAGATCATCATCGTCACAAGCTTCCTGGATGATGACAAAGTGTATCCTGCCCTTGAAGCGGGTGCGGTCAGCTACATGCTGAAAACGTCCAAGGCGAGCGACATTGCGGAAGCCGTCAGGAAGACCTATGCCGGTCAATCAATCCTTGAGCCTGAAGTGACGGGGAAGATGATGACCCGGATGAGGCAGAAGACCGTCAGCCATCCCCATGAGGAGCTGACGAACAGGGAGCTTGAAATCCTTCTGTTGATGACTCAGGGCAAGACGAATCAAGAGATTGCCGATGAGCTCTTCATCGCATTGAAGACGGTCAAGACCCATGTCAGCAATATCCTATCGAAGCTTGATGTACAGGACCGGACACAGGCAGTCATCTATGCATTCAAACACGATCTGGCCAGATAG
- a CDS encoding sensor histidine kinase encodes MSSVGKQVIRSILLSLGLFILVTAGYFYLFPLSDWALLLEVEIMDIPGVGFILFVCLIIGGAFGVKTGLGQKQQFREIEEALLLAKQGKPVQIKDDGGELYHVLRKADDLRTQLSEQARTSQKLATQKAEESEKRVQEIVSEERNRLARELHDSVSQQLFAASMLMSAIAETPSESRSPGEQKQLDMVERTIQQSQLEMRALLLHLRPVALRGKTLQQGMEELLVELAQKMPLDIQWKVEEMDLDKGVEDHLFRILQESVSNTLRHAKAASLDVRLIIRESMIILRVVDDGQGFDVNESKVTSSYGLQNMKERALEIGGTVKIISVPGKGTSLEVKVPVVEKEGDSHD; translated from the coding sequence ATGAGCAGCGTAGGAAAGCAGGTCATACGCAGTATTCTGTTATCACTGGGACTCTTCATCCTTGTCACGGCAGGCTATTTTTATCTTTTCCCCCTATCTGATTGGGCTCTGCTCCTTGAAGTGGAAATCATGGATATTCCCGGGGTGGGGTTCATCTTGTTCGTTTGTTTGATCATCGGGGGGGCATTCGGTGTGAAAACGGGCTTGGGACAGAAGCAGCAGTTCAGGGAAATTGAAGAGGCGCTCCTTCTGGCCAAGCAAGGGAAGCCTGTGCAAATTAAGGATGATGGAGGAGAGCTCTACCATGTGCTGAGAAAAGCCGATGATTTAAGGACGCAGCTTTCAGAGCAGGCAAGGACCTCACAGAAGCTTGCCACGCAAAAAGCGGAAGAGTCGGAAAAACGTGTCCAGGAAATCGTATCGGAGGAGAGGAATCGGCTGGCGAGGGAACTTCATGACTCTGTCAGCCAGCAATTGTTCGCAGCCTCCATGCTTATGTCTGCCATAGCGGAGACCCCTTCTGAATCCCGCTCTCCGGGGGAACAGAAGCAGCTTGATATGGTGGAAAGGACGATCCAGCAATCCCAGCTTGAGATGCGGGCGCTTCTTCTCCATCTTCGTCCTGTAGCCCTGAGAGGGAAGACCCTTCAGCAGGGAATGGAAGAACTCCTTGTGGAGCTGGCCCAGAAGATGCCTCTTGATATCCAGTGGAAGGTGGAGGAGATGGATCTTGATAAAGGAGTGGAGGACCATCTATTCCGGATCTTGCAGGAATCCGTATCCAACACCCTGCGCCATGCAAAGGCGGCGAGCCTTGATGTCCGGTTGATCATCCGTGAATCCATGATCATCTTGAGGGTTGTGGATGATGGTCAGGGATTCGATGTGAACGAGTCCAAGGTGACAAGCTCCTATGGACTTCAGAATATGAAAGAACGAGCCCTGGAAATCGGGGGCACGGTCAAAATCATCAGTGTACCGGGTAAAGGCACAAGTCTGGAAGTCAAGGTGCCTGTTGTGGAGAAGGAAGGGGATAGTCATGATTAA